The sequence cttgccaaggatctgcaacaaagatttattagtagtttggattgtttgaaataatcaccccttcctgcaagcacacaagttaggtaaattttagatccaaagactttgtgaaataggggccttcaataatgcgttttgttgaccaattcaaagacctgattcatcataaataaagaccacctgtaaaattttaagagatctccagaaatgtaagaaaatccaaaaaaattgctaatttgctccaaaaattaatttttttatgaaaaatcataaaaaattaatataaaatgcaaaatcaatccaaaaaatctaaaatttttactggagaatctttatggtcttccaaacctgcacaaaaaaatttctgcaacaaatccaagcagtttgtgagatatgagtaaaataatgcaaaaccctaattttcaaagatctgatttttgaagaataattttgcatcaaatttaaaagaaaaaataatagatcctgtgtataattctgagagatttccaaaaatgtaagaaaatctaaaaaattcgctaattttctctcaaaattaattttttatgaaaaatcataaaaaattcatacaaaatgcaaaatagatccaaaaaatctaaaatttttattgaatctttcTGATACATATCCTGACTTGCAcaaaaaaatttatgtcaaaattcgaaacggtttgtgagatctgatcacaataaggaaaaaccctaatttttaaagatccaatttttagggaaatattttgcatcaaaattaaaatcacaaacaatagatcctatgtataattatgtgaaatttccaaaaatataagaaaatctaaaaaattctctcatttgctctcaaaattaattttttatgaaaaatcataaaaaattcctagaaaatgaaaatgtgctccaaaaattctgaattttggattgagagctcctgatactttcttcaacctgcaaaaaacatttggtgcaaaatttcctatccatttgtgagatatgatcgaatctctccaagatcttgattttgtgtccaaaaccctagctgcacaaggttattctccaaattgttttacaaaatagcaatatagggttagaaaaatctgcaaaaaacatagatctaagaaaaatccatgtcccacggggcgtgccaaaatgtatatggtgaaaatggatacaataataacagaattgaaaggctaaatgaatccaaccactaaaccctagcctaacaatcaacaaagatccaccataacatatgaagattacctaagacaatgcgaatcacatgaaatcacaaagattataccatcacatgtccaatagggttttgatctccattcttcctatctccattaatcttgcttgatatatatttgctctcagatttttatatgcacaagagctcaacaaagaacggaatgtggttgcaagtaggatcgtagtgtagccaagtcctccaaaattgttgattaggctgagtgattagggtttgataatgaagaaagcatctccttaaatagaagacacaataagaaatggagggttaagattgagaggtgtaaaaagagaggtcggctaggattagagggtaggtaaaagaaataccaaaataatgaaagaggtaggtagtgtatgaattaagagatgaatgacatgtgtcatgtgtagaaaaagataatgaattaattaaataaataaagatttatttaattaatagaagaagtaggacaattaaataaataaaatatttatttaatttaggaaagggataatttaaataaataaatgtatttatttaaatgagaaataaggctagaagaggataaatgaattaattaaataaataaagatttatttaattaatagaagaattaagcttagataattaaataaataaaatatttatttaattagacatgacaattttaggtgtctacaaatgttATATTGGGTTAATATCAATGATAGGTTAAATTATCTCACTCTTTGACCCTACTGCTAACCCTAATTCTATCTTTAATTATAACCCTTACCTTATCTCTAACCCTTACACTTATTCTAATCTTAACATTTAACccttatgctaaccctaaccatgacccTAACCCTACCCCTAATGAATTATAACCCTAACTATAACCTAAATTTTTACCCTAACCCTATCTATAattctaaacctaaccctaaccaaaccctaatcctaacattaaccctaattataattataatccaaACTATAACCCCAATTATAATTATAATCCAAACCCTAGCCCTAGACAAATTCTAGTCCTCAGCCTTATACTAAACTTTTCTCAAAGCCTAATCATAattataacataataataattatcATGCTAACCTTAATATTAATCACTAACCATAATCCAAAGATTCATCTTACAATAGTAACCTTAATCGTAACCTAACATTAATCCCAACCCTAAATAACCTAAACTTAACCTGAACCCTAACTTAAATATAAATGAGCCCAAGTATTATCCTACAATAGTAACCCTAATTGTAgcatttaaccttaaccctaaccctaatttttcttgAGCCATAATGCTCATTAAAGTATAACTCAATGATATTTGAACCTTAACCAGAGTAACATAATTAATCATAACATAACATTAACCTTAACCGTAATTTAACCCCAACCCTTACCTCAAGCATGATTCTAGAATAGTAACGTGACCTTAATCCTTAACCAAATCTTACTCTAATTGGAACCCAACCATTAAAACATAACCCTAAACTAAACTATAGCCTTATCATtaaaccctaactacaacttgaaTCCTTATATAAACATAATTAAACCCTAGCCCTAAACTTAACTCTAGCTCTAATTGaaacctaatcctaattgaattctagcccAAAGCATTATCTTCATTGAACTCTAATCCTcatttaaccataaccctaatgtaATAAAAACCAtctctaattctaaccctaattaaactctaatccaTACTATTATTTGAACTAGCCATAATCAAACCTTGACTATAATTTAatccttaccataatcaaaccctaaccatgATTGAACCTTAActataattaactataaccttagcCCTAACTCAAATATTTCCCTTAATTGAACCCCTACCCTAAGCTAACATTAACCCTCACCCTAATTGTTCTTGAACCATAATACTAATTAAAATATATCTTAAACCATATTTGAGCCCTAACCATAACCCCAAGATTTATCCTATAATAGTAAcattaatcataaaccctaaccctaatttaagcTAATGTCAACCATAACCTTGAGCTAAATATATTTGAACCTgtaagcattatcctacaatattAACCCTAACTGTAGcataaccctaatttaaccctGACCCTAATTGTGTTTGAACCATAATGCTAATTGAACCATATTTGAATCCTAATTATAACCCCAAGATTTATCCTACAATGGTAACCTTAATCAtaacctaacattaaccctaacccaaaccatgatcttaatattatatatcatatatgaTTACTATAAAATTATATTTAGGcatcataaatataatataatagtattatattatatattaatataattatatttaataataaaataatatatataattttatattaactGATTTAATGTCTTCCATATTGCACCAcaactgctactagcttatatattaatattatatatagaatacatttagagatatccttctagaggtgcctattttttatcaattttacaccctaaagtcaaataagctcctcgagaaggatatctctttatatatataatattaatatataagctAGATAATAATCACCAATTTAATtaatgtatgatgttaacaatgatttataatgaaaCATCGTCATTGTACAAGATTATCACAATTGTATTtatcaaacaacaaaatatattTTTATCCTAAAAATATGTTTAattcatataaatatttttttttgtatattaaaaaatttaaaagatttctCACATAATATCTTAATCTTATTTTTACCAGCATATAATCCACACATTATTCTCTCCAATAAAACTATTCAATTTTTACAACTATATTAGTCAATGAACaagttataaaaatatatataaatcttTAACTTAATAAAATCATATCAAACCAATAAATGTTTCAAATAATATGTTAATCTAGTTTTGAGCATCCTATAATCGACACACTTTATTCTCTTAAGCAAAAATATTAAACATACAACTCACCGACCATACTACACTCTAAAATAGTTAACAATCTAAAACAAACTTTCTCGTGGAATTTAGGTCAACCACTTCTCTACATATTGGGAGTAGCAAAGTCAAACAAAGATGCTGCAGCTATGCTGCTCTGCAACAATTTTCTATTCTGTTTTTCCAATAGCAAGAAATGTATGTAGTTGTGAACAAATGGAACCAGAAAATTTTAGATTAATTTAATACGGAACTTAAATTGAAAAACAGGGATCAAATTCCAGCCTACACGCAAAAAAAAGCTAGTTCACACGCAAAATTGGACTCGCGGAATCCAAGTCTATTGGATCGATAGATTTTACTTACGTTACGTTCTTTAAAAACATTAAATAACAGCTTTCTCACTTTCGCTAATTCTAGGAAATCTGTATTGTTCAATCTTTTGCTCTTTCTGCCATTGTAAATAATTTGCGAACTCGGAACGATGCCACGGAATAGTTCCAGAGAGAAGCCATGTTAATTAGTAAAGGAAAAAACACGTTTGTTTATAATGAAACAGCacatatctgcatttggtttgtaACCAGAACTAACAATCTCAAAATATAGTGTAATGGTGATGATACAGAAGAATACAAACTAATGGAACaagaaaaatgatataaaaataaaaGCCCCCGAACGATGATCAAATTACAAACTGCTCGCTCTTTCGTCTTCTGTAAAgacagagaaaagaaagaaaggtaGGACACCTATGGGTCTGTTCAAAGCTTCACCTTGCAGTTCTTCTTGCTAATATTAATACTAGCGTTGGCGTCCAGACTGTCGATCACAGATCACAGCGAACGCGAAAAGTAATCTTCATTGTTTTCAGTTTCCCAAACTTGACTTTCACTGGAACATCAGCCTTCACAAGCAGGGGAATACTTACCAGTTGCCGCTGTGCAGTCAGCGACCTAACCATGTCACTGGTAATCTGGACGTCAGTTCCGGTGAGAGTAACGTCTAAATTAGTAGTATTCCTGTGGCCCTGATAAAAAGCAGGAAGTTTGCCCTTGCAAAGCTCTGTGCCAGTGTAGAAAACCGCAAGATAGCTGTCGTCCAAGTAATAAATGCCGATCTTTTTGTTCGGATTCCTCGCTGTAACATCAACCGCAAACTGAGAAGAAACAGTGGCGCCTGCACCAAGGAAGAATCTTGTAATCTGAATATTGTCGACTGAATAATTGGGTATTTTGGGTTTAAAGACGGCGTAGAGAATTGCAGCAGCTATGACGATGGTGACAATCAAGAGCACGATGAGGCAAAATGTCCAGACGAGGCAGCGGCAGCAGGTATTGCGGCGCCGCCGTGGAGGGCCGGGGTAATATCTGTGGGGCTGCCTTGATGGAATCATTTGCTCTTTAGGAAATGTAACGTCCCTAAGCTGGCCTCGATTAGCGGCTGGATCTTCTTTCTCGGACATGAGGCTCGATTTGGGAGCCAGAGCACTGGGCCGCAAACTCATCTGTTCGGCCTTTTCTACGTCCTCATTGGCTGGATAAATCCGCTGTGCATCCGCCATGACTGTGCTGTAATCCTACAGGTGTTTGTTCTTCAAGAAAATGGAGCGGAACGGGCGAGATTCGATCGTGGGTGGAGGTGGGATGGGAGAATGGTTATGAAAATCTCTATATAAAGGCTGGGCGGCTGTCGAAAGGCTGGAAACTTCCAAGAAATGCAGTCAGTAAACAGCATGGACACGTGCATGGTGATTTAGAATGTGCATACCGAGAAGCGCGTTTGTTTTTGCCAGGCGGCTGTGTTTCTCTTGAATTTGACCTACTATAAACGAGTTTTTAAGTTATTTTTTAGGGAGCTCAAAGGCGAATGTCAGAGGGTTTATTTGAAATAATGCAACTGGGTGGAGCCCGTACTGACATTGCTGATGATAGCTGTAGGAGAGTTCCCTTGGGAAGGATGTAGTGTTGCCTTAAAAGACTTCATCCCTCTAGTACAAATACTTCATACTGACATTGACTGCATTATTTCAATTGTAGCAATATGTTTCATGTGCACGTGGAAATTGTCACATTCACATTGACCGTATTATTTGACTAGCAATTGTAGCAATGTTTTTTATTGGCACACGAAGAAATTGTCACATTTATATTAATTCTATTATTTAACTAGTCATTGTTAAAATTTTAGGTTTTTATTGTGGAGATTCAAGTACAATTTCTTATAAAGACATCTAGAGTGGAATTCTAAGTTGGAGCCTTGATCTTTCATAGTTGGTTTCTATTACGGAGCTGGTTTCTTAATAAAGTGTACTTTTAAgtagtgactcttggtcttccatacatGATTTCTATTGTGTTTGCTTGTAAGGAGCTTGTATTGATTTCATGTTGATAATCACATGAGCAAGATATTTCTAATCAATATGCATTTCAAAAAAACCTAGCAATTGTAGCAATATGTTTAATGGATATATGAAGAAACAATTGTATTTATATAATACTAATGGGTCATTTTTTGTGAACTATTTGGTTTATATGGCCTGCGAGCCCCCTAAGATTGTTTTCAGTTTGGTTATGAGGACTGTTATTAATGCTTTTAACTCCTATAATCAGTTTATTGTTAGTTTGATTATATTATCTATTAGTTTGTTTGGTACAATAGTTATGGTGCGTTGTTTAAGCTATTATGTTTTTTTTATTACTTCTGAGAGTTAGCTTATGTGTCTTGTCTGGGCACCTGGCTGTGTGATGCTAGAAGTTGTATGCTCTTGTGAGGGTTCAAGGCCCTTCCCCCTGCTAaagtaacaaaaaaaaattgtatttatatTGATTCCATTATTTAATTCACAACTTTACTAATATGTTTAATGGGTACTTGAAAATAATGTCATATTTACATTGATAACTTGATAACATATCTTAACTAGTAATTGTAGCAATATGTTTTATTTGACACATGAAGAAATTGTTAGAGGAATGTTTTTAGTGAATTAAAAAAAAGAGACCTAAGGTTCCTAAAAGTAAtgaaattaatattagaaaatataGAAATTATCTTTGTGCATTATGTAATGAGgagaaataaatattattttttaaaaaattatagatatttttTAATGGCATAGAAATTATAATTATCTTgttcattaaaataaatataattttgtttattctgtaaaatctaaactaaattttttaaaaaatgaatatatttttaaaatgcGTAATCATAAAAAAATTCCTTACAAACTTTCATGGTTGTAACCGAAATCTAATTTAATTATGTGCATGAAAAACATGATTATTTATTTGAAATGATTGCTTAAGAATGTATGCGCATGTAGATGTACATAGGAATATATGTACatttgtatttatatatacatacatgtgctATACATTATTAATTTAATACTAGTATTTTCAACTACATAACTAAAACCGCTATTTTTTTGGTAATAAAACTGCAAGTttatgagatttgattttctttcaattgcattgaaaaggaaataatttttgaatgatcatGTACTTTATGGATGCATAGTCATGTAGTTTTAgtttgcatagaaaaataaaatttactTACACAATCAATTTGTGATCTGATGGTAGGAGAATAATGCATTAGCATCATAATAATGTTTATGAGCATGAAGGAAGAAAAATAGATATAACTTAATTGGCATATGCATGATTGCCTACATTTAAAGGAAGTAGTTTAATTTATCTTTGTGTGTTTGGGCTATGATTCTAGAAAAGGCTACCGAATATGGGTAAACATAGAAGGTTGATCCTCTTTTcacaaaaaaattgatattttaagtTCTTTGGCCAAATCCATGCTTTCATTGGAATAGGTGGAATGAGCATATAAAAATTTATTGATATGTTTCTTTGACATGTCTTTGTAGTAGGCCATTGCATTATCATGTTTTTGATATGCATGTAGATATATTAGGTTGTACCGAAGTTTCCATTTGTCATTGTCTCTAGGGAGCTAGGCATTTCTTGTATGATTGAGTGTTCTTTCAAGCATGAAGAACTTTGGTGAAGTGTAGTTTTATGGTTGGGTGAAAAAGTGCTTGAGCCATGTTCCCATCCTTCAGCTTGCAGATGACCATCTGAGTTAAAGGTGACCAAGGAAATAATTTATGATCtttcatttatcattatttttacTTGTACTTTATAGTTTTATTATTATAATTCTGGAATTTCGTAAATAATggagttaattattttattttccttagttATGTGGAAAATatctaattatttatattttaagaaatttaGGGTTCAGAaccttacattttggtatcagagctcttaGGCCCAACTCTAGGGGCTTTGTCTACTATTCTAAAGTGTGAACTTTGATGTAGGTAGAACCTAGCCGGCCATGGTAAACACTAGGAATGATGGGTCAAGCAATGGGAAAAACAATGAGCATAATGACTAGAGGTTGGAATAGATCCTCAATCTATTGAACCAATAAGGAGCTAGAATGCATAACTTGGAACAAGAGGTCAAAATGGATCATGGTAGTAAGAGTTGGATTTATAATCTTATTATAATCAGTTTATAAAACTTGAGTGCATGATAATATATATAACCTTGTCCAAGGTGGTTCAATGCTCCATGCGTTCGTCAGTTTACATGAATCAGATACAATTCCTAACTAGATGGTCATACTAGTTACAAGGTGCCTATAATGTGTGAACAAATAGAGTTGTGTAGGCTctaaaaaatgaaataattttggtgtgattaattttttaatttattattttaaaatagatatttcatttattaatcatttaaatattaggatttagtttaattttaaaatatgaaatgatttacatacaaaaaatgaaaaaataaaatgaaagttGCTTTTAGTCTCTCTTATTCTAAAATTATAATTCAtaattgttgatttatttttaGATGAAAATTGTAAGTTAACTGACATGTTTCTAttgatttttgaaatattttttgtagTTTTCATTTTGAACCTCCATTTTTCACTAGGTAATTTGTTTCCCCATTTTTTAGAATTTACTAATCTTTCTACGTAATACCTTTCCCCATTCTTCACAATTtactagtgtatatatatatatatatatatatatatatatatatatatatatatattgtagttttCATTTTGAACCTCCATTTTTCACTAGGTAATTTGTTTCCCCATTTTTTAGAATTTACTAATCTTTCTACGTAATACCTTTCCCCATTCTTCACAATTTACTAGTGTAtattagtgtatatatatatatatatatatatatatatatatatatatatatatatatatatatatatatatatatatatatatatatatatatatatatatatatatatatatatatatatatataatgttttatatatttgctATTGGAAGGCATAGGTGGACTGGGCGATATGATATCAAGTTGATTtacattatattaaaaaataattttatatttatatcaaTTTGAACTCTATCCTAGACCAAAATAAACCCCCAAAAATCTGTTaaatatttctttctttctattatATATAATCTTTAATGTTAAACATATCTTTccatatttataaatatcaatGTAGTAAGATAATTATTATTTTTCGATATCCATTTGTTGCTTTTATATTCAATTCTCAATTCTATGATGTTTCTAATATAGAGAAGGTatatagaaaattaattaatgagaATAAAgatgtttctatattttaaatagaaattaaataaatatatataatgtttctatagatatatattttcattatataTTATATCATAATTAAACAAAATaactctttttatttatttttttaaaaagaaggtaaaaatttattaatcaacaAAGATCAATACAAAGAGAATAGGGCATGCAAGCAAAGTAGTAGCTCAACCAACAAAGAAACCAACCAATAAGAGATCCTCCAAACCACCtaaataatttttcatttcatcCATAAGACGATTCTTCAAAATTTGAGAATACTCTGGGGACAAGTGCATTCTCTAATATTCCAAATCCTCATCGTCTTAGAAACCCCTTTTGCCAAACAATCTACAACCTTATTCCATTCCTGAGGAATGTGGCAAAAGGTAAGAGTCTAAAGATATACAAATCCTCATAATCTATTACCCACCAAGGCCAATTGCCAATTCACTCCTTCCAACTACTGCCTATTGATCATCTCAACAACAATCTATGAATCAGATTCATAAATGATTTTTCTCCATCCAATAAGACAACATCTTTCTATAACATATTAGATAGCAACAACTTCCATAATATTATTAGAATGGTAAATTAGAAGTCTTAATATAATTATGTTGTACACGTGTTTTTTTATGCCTACAATAATTTGGTTCATATGTAAACTTTCTTTTTTTAGTGGCATCTATACTGTTTAAATTGATTATAAAAA is a genomic window of Cryptomeria japonica chromosome 7, Sugi_1.0, whole genome shotgun sequence containing:
- the LOC131076366 gene encoding LOW QUALITY PROTEIN: NDR1/HIN1-like protein 6 (The sequence of the model RefSeq protein was modified relative to this genomic sequence to represent the inferred CDS: inserted 1 base in 1 codon); this encodes MADAQRIYPANEDVEKAEQMSLRPSALAPKSSLMSEKEDPAANRGQLRDVTFPKEQMIPSRQPHRYYPGPPRRRRNTCCRCLVWTFCLIVLLIVTIVIAAAILYAVFKPKIPNYSVDNIQITRFFLGAGATVSSQFAVDVTARNPNKKIGIYYLDDSYLAVFYTGTELCKGKLPAFYQGHRNTTNLDVTLTGTDVQITSDMVRSLTAQRQLVSIPLLVKADVPVKVKFGKLKTMKITFRVRCDLXIDSLDANASINISKKNCKVKL